In Tribolium castaneum strain GA2 chromosome 8, icTriCast1.1, whole genome shotgun sequence, the genomic window ttatgctagttatataaaaaaatacaggacgAAGCAAAAGTACCAGACAATCTCTCGGGTACTGATAGACGacatcaaactgaattaaaggatcctatgacaaaaaattttttcaccttttttttaCGAGATATAGCTCTTcagagttaaatttttaagttaagtttttggtgcttcaggtaatattttttttattttaattttaagcgGAAACAACAGCTCTTGCAACATTAAACGAATATCTGTTGAACAAAATTCACAATTAATGTCTTATgaagtacaaaaaaaacttaacttgctaatttgacaataaattattgaaaacaaaagagcaaaaaTGGATACCATTgctaaggaaaacaaattaagaaatatgtcaaaattaagttgcttgaaaaaaatttgaaaaaaatttaaattcatgtttttgcttaactgaactttttttttgaattactatgtatattaaaaacaatttcctCTTATAAAATATgtcaagaacaaaaagataaagctttctatttttattgtccatatttttattttattttttttaatttataatttcaattttaatgtttatttttttatttttttttattatcaaaaagataaaaatttgtactATCTATTATAAAAAGTCGGttatcattttgaaaaatagagaATGATGTCATAACTCAGAAAGGAATGATGTCATAAATGTTACAGGTGTCAAAAtatagcattaaaaaataaaaatattaaaaaataaaaattaaaaaattcataaaaattttggttaagTCTGTAAAATCGGAGCAATTTAGAaattattgtagaaaaaatacaatgtatcaaagcgaaataaattgtttaagattaaaaaatcttaaacaatttatttcgcTAGTAAAAActctagatttttttgaagcattaataattattatattgttTATCAACATTTTGCCATACAATTTATGAGTTAGGCGttgtcaaaaatattattctgGTGCGTCAATGTAATATTTCCATCAAATTTAATCCGTATTCTCGTTCTGTCCTTTATAAATATTACATGACTACGTTTTTCGATTATTAACTCTATCAAGACCCTTacctttaacatttttcaaaacgttcTGGCAATTTTTGCAACGCGACAATTTTTACGAACATATGCACATCACTCTCACAACAAACTGATGGACAAGTTCACAACCCCACCTGTTATAACCACTCAAAAACTTGTATCATCTTTGGCCGTTTGGAATAACTGTACTTATTGCTTTTGGCTTTTGCTTGGGGAACTGCAAGTTGGGTCAAGGAACTCATTAGATTACCTTCACCTTCAAGAGTCGAAAAACAGATATTTTAATTCATATTTTCGAATATTTGTGCCAGGTAAGGTCAGTGCTTTCTTTTGGGATATTCTAATTGTTTGCTCAAGGTTGCTCACAATTTTCTTTAACAGATtccaatttgtttatttaaatttctaatcaaggctttatttgtaatttgtaaacAAAGCGATGTTTCGGAAATTAATTCTTGTTTTGAAATTCAGATGAAATTGCTGAATTAATTTAGGTGTTGgcaaatcaaacaaaaaattgtaaaaaccagtcttttatttaattttaatcaataattttgGCTACTGGTCCTGGTACTGGTATGCTCTGCACCCGGTACTGGATGTGGGTCCCATGGGCGGCGTTACTAACCGCCGCAGTCCCAGTCAAATCAATTTTGGGCCCATCCAGGGGCGTCTCTTCTTGCCTAAACCcgaaaaacttacaaaaattaaaacaagggCAAAACTCACCCTGTAATCCTATAACCCTTATCATCAGCCTCGTAGTGCACTGTCCTTTTCACGTACCCGTCACTGTACGAGTACGATCCTTTCACATTCAACCCATCTCGCACTTCATCCCTTTGATGCATCAAATCACTGATATGGTCCTCAATATTCGACGAAAATTTGTACCTTGCTGCCCTGTTTTGCTCCAACTCGTATTGATTAGGCGTGTAATTACGAACTGTTGTGCTTGGGTGAGCTGGTAGGGCGTTTGCCACAGCGACCAAAAGTAGCAAAACGgccttaaaaataatttaatacaaaaaatcggTACAGTTGTGACTTACCAGTTGCATTGTGTCGTTTGGAAATGGTTTGTGAAACAAGTTTTAGGTTTATATACCTGTTTTCGTATcacaaaatcgaaaaatttgacaggaatttaaatcgttttgtttttgaagATTCCATTGGTGATTAACAAGGCATTTGGTGGTAGTCTATGACTTtccagtaattatttttaagaattgTTAATTCCAATTGGTCAAATCCGGTCGGATTGGTggctattaatatttttatcttttaggtgcaattttttaggcatattataatattgttttcagtgagagaaatcaaatttctctcaCAAGAGAGATAAAGCTGTCAGTTTTACTCACGAGTGAGTAAATCTAGGGAAAATTGGAGAAAATAatgactgtttttttttggatttttttacaatgcacctgtaagataaaacgTCGTATATCACACGTGATAGAAATGCGATTATAAAGCGCACTCATGGGTCAAAATTTCTACTCTCATTTAATGATGCATTTCTAtcatttataatataatatactattatcttacaggtgcagTCTTTTAGGTACATTATAATACTGTTTTCGGtgagagaaatcaaatttttctcaCAAGGGAGATAAAGCTGTCAGCTTTACTCACGAGTGAGTAAATCTGGGGAAAATAGGGAAAATAATGAGACTGtttttcttggatttttttacaatgcacctgtaagataaaacgGCGTATATCACACGTGATAGAAATGCGATTATAAAACTCGTGAGAAATGTATCACTCGTGCGCAAGCGCACTCGtgggtcaaaatttttactcttatttaatgatgcatttctatcatttataatataatatactattatcttacaggtgcagTCTTTTAGGTACATTATAATACCGTTTTCGGtgagagaaatcaaatttctctcaCAAGAGAGATAAAGTTGTCGGTTCTGCTCACGAGTGAGTAAATCTAGGGCATATAGGAGAAAATAATGAGACTGtttttcttggattttttttacaatgcacctgtaagataaaacgGCGTATATCACACGTGATAGAAATGCGATTATAAAGATCGTGAGAAATGTCTCACTCGTGCGCAAGCGCACTCGTGGGTCCAAATTTTTACTCTTATTTATTGATGCATTTCTAtcatttataatataatatacttttatcttacaggtgcagttttttaggtacattataatattgttttctgtgagagaaattaattttttttcacaagagagataaagctgtcgtttattgataaagcccgaataattaataaaattaagtggaaatattttgaacagattttgataagttaaactaaacaaaaataaacaacaaaaatagaaagtagaaaaaatagtatattacactcgttttataagacttaattgtggcactccgtcgtcgtgctccaaaaccattcgtgccacaataaaACTCCTATAATAATAcactattaaaaattcaattgtaAGATAAAAACCCGATTTACACccaaactcgttaaataaataactatttttgttgCAGGTACGTGCCGTCGCCTATTGACCCATCTGTAAGTATTTTGTGTTGtctaaattgttgaaaaaccCACATTTGGGGCCAACCTTGGCCAAAAATCTTTGTTACAGAATTACATAACTTTGTAAGAATCTCGTTTTAAGCGACTTTCCATTACACACTAGGTCGCGCATTTCGCAAGCAATTAAAAcaagcaaaattatttaaattatttaattaatataattacaattaaaataacgAATCACAGTAAATGTCAGCTTCTATTCGCCCAGTCTTCTTTGATCAAATCGGCCCCTTTTTCCGCAATCATAAAAGTGGGCGAATTCGTATGAGCCGCCGGTACTTCAGGCATGATGGAGGCATCAATAACCCGCAACCCTTTAATACCATAAACCCTTAATCGTGGGTCCACCACTGCTTTTTTATCGCTGGGTGGCCCCATTTTGCAAGTACCACTCTGATGGTAGATGGTGAAGGTGAAATGGCGTGCCATACATTTGAAGTAATCGTCGGAGGCGAAGCCGTATTTGGCACATTGGGGGATGGGGATGTCATGGAGGCGGGCACCGAGTGCCTGGAGGGCGGGCTGTTGGGTGATGTTTAGGATTAGATGGACGCCACCCATGATGGTGTCCATGTCCTCGTCATAGGCGAAGTAATTGGGGTAGATGTAGGGTTTTGCCCGGTAGTTGTTGTTCTTGAGCATGATGCGACCTTTACTTTTGGGTCTCATCAACATGGGGAAAACCATGAAGGTGTCTAGGTCCTCAATGGGTTTGTAAACCGCGTCATAGAGTTCGTTTGTTATGCCAAAATCTTTGCGCAGTAAGGGGTCGGAAACGATGGAACCGCCTTGGAACAGCAGTTCAATGTCGGGGTACCCGTCTGGGTCCGTGGGGTTCTTCAGGTCATGGAAGACCAGGACCTCGCAGCCTCCGGGTACCGATAACGGGCCTTTGTGGTAGTTCAAGTACTGTCGCATGTTTTCCGTGGTTATCATTTTTTCGGTGTTGAGCGAGTACGGTTTGTTGATGATGAAAGTGAGACCGCCCAAGGCGATGTGGTCCATGAGGTTGTAGCCAACCTTAAGGTTGGACAGTACCGGAATACCTTTCTGGGTGAGGTGTTTCCGGGGCCCGATTCCGCTCAACATGAGGAGTTGTGGCGAGTTTATGGCACCTGCTGAGACGATGACCTCTTTCGAGGCCCGGATCTGGTACCTGGTACCATCCCGGAAGAATTCAACGCCTATTGTTTGTTTGGTCTTGGGGTCGATTAGTACCTTGCTGACCATGGCGAGTTTTTTGACGTGGAGGTTGGGGCGGTTTCGAATGGGGTGGAGGTAGGCCCTACTGGCACTCTCCCGGACCCCATCTCGCATCGAGACTTGGAGTCGGGACACGCCTACTTGGATGGGGCCGTTGTAATCGACGGATTTAATACCGTTTTGGTTACTGGCTTCTATAATGGCATCGGCGATCTTGGTTTTAAAAGGGGCATAACTGACCGAGAGGTACCCCTCTTTTGAGTGGTACTCGGGGTAGGGGGAGTCGGGGACGGAgaaattttccacttttttgaaataagGGAGGACCTCTTTGAAGGACCACCCTGTGTTGCCCAAATCGGCCCAGTGGTCGTAATCCCGGTGGTTCCCCCGGGTGTAGATCATGTAGTTGAGGACACTTGACCCGCCCACGACTTTCCCTCTCGGCCATTTGCACTGCTGGTTGTCCATCCCCATGCAGAAACGCCCACTGGGGGTGGTTTTGTACTTCCAGTTCGAATCGGTGAATTGCAGGTAGTTGGCTAGGATGGGCATATCCATTAGGTAGTTCTCCGTACGACCTAATAACAACTCCATcagaattttgttttttttttcgaaaaattcattACCTGCTTCGATTAGTAGCACTTTCCAGTTGGGGTTTTCGGAGAGACGGTTGGCAACGACGCAGCCGGCGCTCCCGGCGCCTACTACGATAAAATCGTACTCTGGGAGGAGGTTTCGCACATCTTCAGGCTCGAGGTTAAATTGGGCTTCGCCCTCCTCGAGGATGTTGATGATTCCCTCCAAGACACTTTGTTGGTAGGTGTTGGCAATGATGGTCAGGAGAATCActgtttttagcatttttgcttaatttgaCGTCAAATGAACACTGAAAAATCAGGAAGAGATTAAGTTGTTGGATGTAATTGCAGATTTGAAGGTTGGGTGCATTGAGGTTCCGGGTGACCTTATTGGAGATATTTTGACTTTGATTCGCAAGAACTTGACACACGTGTGACTGTGGAAATTGTTTCCATTTTCTTGGTATTTTTCCATGCGTTTTGAAATTCAAGCCAAGTTGCAAAATTTATTCACGCGATTAGAATTCTGTTGGTGCCAAGTCTGGATAAACCAGTGGCTGATGCATTGCCAATCAAGCAggtgttataaaaatttaaattattcaattactAATTTCTTAGTACGGTACACTTAATTCATGAAACTGCAACGATCTGGCGAAGTTGGTGAAAGTTGTAACAAGGCCACGGTCATGCcgtaatatttatattatcaAGACCTAACAACATAGGTGTGAAAATCAAATTTGGTTTTCGAGAAATCGGGTAATTCGATTTTAATTGACAATTGGGTCGCAAGGCCTTCTTCATTCCATCGCCTTTTAATGGTGTGACAATGGAGCGcgctttaattatttttcttggaaaaattgtgaaaattaataattggctttacttacaaattaaatgaacTTCTCAGGCCCTTGTCACGCAAAACTCATCATTTCACCACCAACTCATCAAACGAAATAGCCGCTTTCTGATCACTCGCACACTTGAAAACGGTCTTCTTTAAGCCACAACAAGGTTGTTTTTGCCTCCCTCTTCTGTGATACCTTGGATTTCTGCATTTTATTTGGATTTTCCCCCCACTTTCCAACTGACGAAACGCACATTTCTTTCGTGTTTTATTCGGTTAGACTTTCATcgacattttaaaatattttgcaaaattgttgtTGAATTCTACTCcacaattagaaaaattaatcagTGCACGCCTGCTACAGGTCAGTAACGGGATTTTATTACAGTGAAACTTTCATGAGCACTTTGATTTGACAATAAGATTGTCACGTGTTGGGGGTTCAGGAAATGCTTCCGTCAGTTTTTTGCGCAATCAGGAAATgcctacacatttttttttcaggtttttttaaacaattattggaatttattgttttgagGTCTTCAATGACATCATTTTGTTGTTAATGATAGCTGTCACTTCgagttattgttttaaaatttttttgttacattacTGGTGATTATTGCAAGTTGACGTAAATTCAattgaaatttgtaaaaaaattaattacagctTGTTACACGCTCgaataaatacagggtgagtcgtAAACTTAGGAAATGGCAGTTTAAGCCAAATAATAACGAAAAGAGACTCACCCcgtatttataatttcctgATAGTGTAAACATGTAATTAATGTATTAGCTCGGTTTAGCTATTATTGCATTATCAAAAGACGTCTTTTGCGtcctttaacaattttgttccGATTTTTCGAGAAAATCCGTTTCGATAACGACTTTTTTAATGAAggaaaaacactaaaatcaTCATCAAAACTTTCCGTTTGGTCAGTTCTAGACAATTGCAATTATATTGCCAACGTCAAACAAtggaaattaatttgatttattagaataaaaaatagtttttttcgtAGCGcgtatttgattttttagggGACAAAGGTCGCAACATTTTTTAGTTGGGTATTTAGTTAGTTGGCTTGCCttgaactttaattttttgagtaaagGTATGATCCGGAAAGACGAAATTTACATCTGCAAAGctcatttttgcatttaggtATTGCTGCTAAAGCAAAagtatttgaataaatttgaatgaaTTAGTACtggattaaaatttcataaatattgtaaaaattacaaaaacattgaGTTAAcggaagaaaaattttgactttgatttaaaaactttGAGTTTTGGATTTCGAAAAGTCGTTTATTTCGAATcgtttatacaatgtgttcaaaaatgattgttcatcaagtcagcTATGGAATTCAACTCAATGTACCGCTTCATTCAAACGCCAATTGTGGTTTCTGATTATTGTCATCTCTGTCAAACAtttgaattagttttttactgtcttttttgatttcaattgtagggtttgtcttgacttgtgttttatatttcggtgatttttaatgttgctttttgcatttttttggctGATTTGTCACTTTGACGTCATTCACAATGtgaattaagcggcacattacgttcaaatttcataggtgacttgatgaacaatcatttttgaacactttgtaTTCTGGTCATTAGTTAAAGACTTGTTCGGGgaatgaattaaaataataatttgtagcGTAAACACCactttatgcatttttatagaattttttcaagctaAAGCCTAATTAGTCCATTGTGTGGACGTGACCGTTGCCTCGTTGATTGTGGCCCAGTGGGTGTTTTGCCaataaacaacattttttatttacttatgaATTATGATTTATGACTGCGTGTGACGTTAAGGGGTTTCCCTAAAATCTCGTCTCATCTCAACCACAGCGAGGaaaattttgagtaattttcaaGCACCTTACTTGCAATATTGGAAATCTGGTCGTCCATGAAGTTAATTGAATATAATTTACAAGCAGTAAAAAACTAACTATCCGGACATTCCACCAAATTTTGCGAATAAAACTAAATCAGGATATGCAGAGTTCCTTATCCTTGTTTCATCCTTGGACTTTAAGAATTGAATCTCTTTGGTGATTTCACAATTTCTTTGTGTCAAGCAATTAgcataatgtttttatttaatcacTACTTTTGTACAgatcttttaaattattacgcAATGTGAAGATTTAATCACGGATTATTTTTACCTTGAGCGTGGCAAATTTTTCCATGGATTATTATTGaatgaaaattcaaaaattgcacAATTGGGAGAGCATCGGTCAAACCAGTGCAACTTTTTTCTTCATAGGCCGCAAGAGCAGTTATTGCTAAATATACCGTGTTCTAATAATTCAGTCTCGGTTTCGATCAGTTGAGTAAGTTCGCCGGTAGTCACTCGGCATGAAAGTACATTgcattaaaattgcaaaattttgcaatttttttaaacggctCTTGGTGAGCTGGAAGGGATGGGTCGCGTAAATGTTGCagaaaaacgtaaattttgAATGTTGGGTCACAGTTTGGACAGGTTTTGTAATATTGCTCTTTCCTCCCTCTTCAGATTCGTGTTTATTTCACATTTCGTCCTTCAGGTTGTACCTTCTAATACGTCATTCGGGCTTTCTGGGGTATTGAATGTTGCGGCAATCgcaattttcaactttttaacTATTAAAATGCTCAGATAAAGCCACTTGGTTTCCAGCTTTTGAAGTGGTCGGTTGGATTTTTGATAAATGTGAAAATGAGCGATCTTGTGGGGTTTTAGACGAAGTCGGGCGTTTTGAAGTGATTTTTGgtggaaaaaaaatcaagaattttGTGCGGGTTTATTTTAGTGCTGTGTTAACGAATAACTTATTTTCGTGGATGCATAATtggaccaaaaaaaattttataatttttttatgatttctggaaacttattgaaataatttcgttaacatttattttagaaaaaattaaactttatttataattCGATTTTCGGTcatatttgtaataaaaaataataatttaaggtagtttcaacaaatttgttgcaatttattttatttaaaagtataatacgttttttaattgattttttgatacttgtgataataaattaaaaaaatataaattcaataaatttctaagttttttcttacaaaaataataatttgaactTTGATGacgattttagttttttgctaagAATTATAATGAAGAggagttttgacaaaatattgtaaaactgaaaaaaaacaaaaaatttttttttaaattatctaacaGAATTTTTAGAgaacattgtattttttgcgtTAAAGCGTTAAGTGAAATGCAAAGTGTTTAATCTTCAATTAGTAAATCGAAGTCAAGTGTTTGCGTTTATCGATTTAATTGTTCAAGTTTTGTGATATTTAAGATTAATTGATGTCGAGTTTCATCAACTCgtaatttttcgtttattgTTTATCAACTTTCGATTAAATTGCAGTCCGTTTCAAAATTCTGCACATTTCAACAGAGTTCAAATTATCCACGATTTGGGTCATTTTGTAGCGACAAAATACCACTTCGGTGTATTAACATATTAGAAGGTGATCGAACCTTGCGCCAATCATACGCCGTATTGTACGCAAttagatatgaatttttacagATTAGAAGACGTCCTTGTCCGTTTTACTTTCTAATGTTTTAGTTCCGAGCGCATTTGTTTCGAAATGAAACACAACGTTTCGAATGGTGTGTGCGCAATGTTTTTCGTTCTCGtttttcttttcaactttcgaTATTTTAAAACGGATTTTTTCCCAATTGTGCACACGGCTGCCGAATACGGAGCATATTGCTCAAAAGAAACGAGAGAATGAAGGCCGCAgctttgacgaaatttcggTGCTGAAATCGAAAGTCAAGAGAGGGAATTCGGACGGTCTTGAACTTGACACTGATTCTCTCGAGACCcagataaaaaaatcgattgaACATCTAGAATCACTAAACTtatcgatttttatttattaaatttgtgattaaaaaataataataattccgattgtgttaaaatttagaataagaaaataaagctCTAAAGAGTTTGATACTGAATTCTGcacaccctgtagtaattcagatgaatta contains:
- the Cpr51A gene encoding uncharacterized protein Cpr51A, whose product is MQLAVLLLLVAVANALPAHPSTTVRNYTPNQYELEQNRAARYKFSSNIEDHISDLMHQRDEVRDGLNVKGSYSYSDGYVKRTVHYEADDKGYRITGQEETPLDGPKIDLTGTAAVSNAAHGTHIQYRVQSIPVPGPVAKIID
- the LOC661267 gene encoding glucose dehydrogenase [FAD, quinone]; translation: MLKTVILLTIIANTYQQSVLEGIINILEEGEAQFNLEPEDVRNLLPEYDFIVVGAGSAGCVVANRLSENPNWKVLLIEAGRTENYLMDMPILANYLQFTDSNWKYKTTPSGRFCMGMDNQQCKWPRGKVVGGSSVLNYMIYTRGNHRDYDHWADLGNTGWSFKEVLPYFKKVENFSVPDSPYPEYHSKEGYLSVSYAPFKTKIADAIIEASNQNGIKSVDYNGPIQVGVSRLQVSMRDGVRESASRAYLHPIRNRPNLHVKKLAMVSKVLIDPKTKQTIGVEFFRDGTRYQIRASKEVIVSAGAINSPQLLMLSGIGPRKHLTQKGIPVLSNLKVGYNLMDHIALGGLTFIINKPYSLNTEKMITTENMRQYLNYHKGPLSVPGGCEVLVFHDLKNPTDPDGYPDIELLFQGGSIVSDPLLRKDFGITNELYDAVYKPIEDLDTFMVFPMLMRPKSKGRIMLKNNNYRAKPYIYPNYFAYDEDMDTIMGGVHLILNITQQPALQALGARLHDIPIPQCAKYGFASDDYFKCMARHFTFTIYHQSGTCKMGPPSDKKAVVDPRLRVYGIKGLRVIDASIMPEVPAAHTNSPTFMIAEKGADLIKEDWANRS